AGCGTAGCCCGAAGCACGCCGACCTTGCCCACACAAGCGCAAGCGAAGTGTGGGCAAGGGCACGCCCAAAAAATAAAATTCAACTTTTATATCAAAAACAATATATCCCTTTTTACACGGTTGAGCCACTGCTAGCTTAGTTTGAAATGCACTCGTTTTTATGCTTAACTTTACACAATCTCAACGGAATAGATGCTCCACTACCTCAAAAGCATGCTTAACTTGGATAATGTTCATTCCTTCCAAAATTTCAGAATTAAGTTCTTTTAGCATGTCATGATTATCCATAGGTATAACGACATTGTAAATACGATTGCGTTTAGCTGCCAAAATTTTTTCAGTCAATCCGCCGATAGGCAGCACTTGCCCCGTCAGGGTAATTTCACCTGTAAGGGCAACATCATTACGCACAGGTTTTTGCGTAAAAACAGAGTAAAGGACAGTAAATAGCCCAATTCCTGCTGAGGGTCCATCTTTTGGAATAGCACCTTCAGGTAGATGAATGTGGACTTCTTTATTTTTGAAAGTTTCCGTAGAAATATTCCAGCGCTGCGCATGAGCTTTGAGAAAAGTATAAGCTGCTTGGGCAGATTCTTTCATCACATTTCCGATTTGCCCTGTAAGATGAATTTTGCTCTCTCCCTCACATACAGTGCACTCAATAGGCAGTAGTTTGCCACCTGTACTTGTCCAAGCTAACCCGTAAGCAACGCCAATTTTATCTTCGTTCCACTTTGGAACTTCTTTGGCGCGTAAAGCCCCAAGGTATTGCTCTATATCACTTTCTTTGATTTGAATTGGCAAAATATTCTCCTGTTTTTCTTTGGCTTCTATATGCTTACGCACAATTTTTCGGATAATGCTAGCAATTTTTTGCTCTAAGTTCCTTACCCCTGCTTCCGCAGTGTACTCATTGATAATTTTGAGAATAGCCTTTTCCTCGAAAGTAACATCTTGCACACCAAGCCCGTTTTCTTTGCACTGTTTAGGTATCAAAAATTGAGTAGCAATGTGAAGTTTTTCATTTTCTGTATAACCTTCTAAATGAATGATTTCCATTCTATCTCGTAAGGCTATGGGAATATCTGTTTCTACATTTGCAGTAGCGATAAAAAATACACGAGAAAGGTCATAGTCTACTTCTACGAAATGGTCGTTAAAGCTATGATTTTGTTCGGGATCAAGAACTTCTAATAAAGCTGCGGCAGGGTCGCCTTTGTAGTCTTTTCCTAGTTTATCTATTTCATCTAACACAATTAACGGATTGATAACGCCTGCACGCTTCATAGCGTTGATGATTCGCCCAGGCATAGAACCGATATAAGTGCGCCTATGTCCGCGTATTTCGGCTTCATCTGCTATTCCTCCTAATGCAATACGGACATATTTCTTATTTAATGCTTCCGCTATGGACTTACCTAAAGAGGTTTTTCCAACGCCCGGTGGACCTACTAAGCAAAGTATTTGCCCTTTGGGATTACCTGAATTGTTTAATACAGCAATGTACTCTAATATTCTTTCTTTTACTTTTTCTAGCCCATAGTGATGCGCATTCAATACCTGCTGCGCATGAAGTAGTCCTAAATTATCTTGACTAGCTTTTGACCAAGGCAAGCTGGTCAGTAATTCAATGTAATTGACAATTACTCCATATTCAGGGGACATAGGGGGAATACGTTTGAGTTTTTCGAGCTCATCGTTACATTTTTGAACTACCTTTTCAGGCATCCCTGCTTTTTCAACCAAACTACGCAGTTTAGCAATTTCAGGATTAACTCCCTCTTCTTCAAACTCTTCTTGTAATACTCGCAGCTGCTCCTGTAC
This Bacteroidia bacterium DNA region includes the following protein-coding sequences:
- the lon gene encoding endopeptidase La, with product MSRKATPKKSQKQSSSTKRKLKIGYVIPTLDTVILPGTVYPLLVGRTFSASAVNLVNELGNQFRLVLIPDFKKEEKQNPIENIVELIFDQKIGVTARIEHFTTLPSGLYKVVVKGLERVLATDFDYNTEEQVITTRYEVLPVTKDLTVQQDKAYLKTLKELFERYVSIQDPSTQLDYKVAQPEFKPVYENELILYQLANILPLSWEMKYELLKKQTLNEQYNFLIEFLQNEIEVALIKKEIQQKLEKGVERNQRKYYVQEQLRVLQEEFEEEGVNPEIAKLRSLVEKAGMPEKVVQKCNDELEKLKRIPPMSPEYGVIVNYIELLTSLPWSKASQDNLGLLHAQQVLNAHHYGLEKVKERILEYIAVLNNSGNPKGQILCLVGPPGVGKTSLGKSIAEALNKKYVRIALGGIADEAEIRGHRRTYIGSMPGRIINAMKRAGVINPLIVLDEIDKLGKDYKGDPAAALLEVLDPEQNHSFNDHFVEVDYDLSRVFFIATANVETDIPIALRDRMEIIHLEGYTENEKLHIATQFLIPKQCKENGLGVQDVTFEEKAILKIINEYTAEAGVRNLEQKIASIIRKIVRKHIEAKEKQENILPIQIKESDIEQYLGALRAKEVPKWNEDKIGVAYGLAWTSTGGKLLPIECTVCEGESKIHLTGQIGNVMKESAQAAYTFLKAHAQRWNISTETFKNKEVHIHLPEGAIPKDGPSAGIGLFTVLYSVFTQKPVRNDVALTGEITLTGQVLPIGGLTEKILAAKRNRIYNVVIPMDNHDMLKELNSEILEGMNIIQVKHAFEVVEHLFR